The window GCACCGCCGCGACCTCCGCGTTCCGATTGTGGAAACCGTGGAGGCCATGGCGGGGCTGGTGCGGGCCGGCAAGGTGCGGCACCTCGGCTTGTCCGAGGTGACGGCCGAGGAGCTCCGGGAAGCCAACAGCGTCCACCCAATCGCCGCTGTCCAGAGCGAGTGGTCCATCTGGAGCCGCGATGTGGAACGCAACGTGGTTCCTGCCGCGGCTGAACTGGGGGTGGGGTTTGTGCCCTACTCGCCGCTGGGCCGGGGATTCCTCACCGGTACCGTGGACGTTGCAAAGCTTGGCAGCAACGATTTCCGCCGCAACATCCCCCGCTTCGCCGACGACGCAGTGGACGCCAACCAGGCCGTAGTGGCCGCAGTCCGGGGCGTCGCTGCTGAACTGACCGACGCCGGGCAAACTGCCACACCGGCCCAGGTGGCCTTGGCGTGGCTCCTGGCGCAGGGCCGAAAGCTGGGGCTGCCCGTGGTTCCAATCCCCGGCACCCGCAGAGCAAACCGGATCGACGAGAACCTGGGAGCCCTGACGCTGGACATCACCCCGGCGCAACTGGCGACGCTCGACGCCGCCGCGGACGCCGTCGTCGGCTCCCGCTCCGCGAACCCCAGCTGGGTGTCACAGGGCCGCGAATAGCCTCTTTCGTAGACTGAAGCCCATGGACTCGCTAATTCATTCGTTAAGGGACATCACCATCCGCCGGATTTCGGTCAGCGAGATGGATAACAACGTGTATCTGCTCACCGGCAAGGAATCCGGTGCGCAGCTCCTGATCGACGCGGCCGATGATTTGACCGCCATCCAGGGGCTGCTGGCCGACG is drawn from Micrococcaceae bacterium Sec5.8 and contains these coding sequences:
- a CDS encoding aldo/keto reductase — encoded protein: MTAASVQLGDGLSVSPLGFGGMALTPVYGDVDPVEALATLHHAVDAGVSFIDTADIYGGGSNEELIAKLLKERRGEVQLASKFGLVGNPAAGYSDIRGDAAYVREAVDRSLTRLGTDTLDLYYMHRRDLRVPIVETVEAMAGLVRAGKVRHLGLSEVTAEELREANSVHPIAAVQSEWSIWSRDVERNVVPAAAELGVGFVPYSPLGRGFLTGTVDVAKLGSNDFRRNIPRFADDAVDANQAVVAAVRGVAAELTDAGQTATPAQVALAWLLAQGRKLGLPVVPIPGTRRANRIDENLGALTLDITPAQLATLDAAADAVVGSRSANPSWVSQGRE